One region of Quercus lobata isolate SW786 chromosome 2, ValleyOak3.0 Primary Assembly, whole genome shotgun sequence genomic DNA includes:
- the LOC115977935 gene encoding alcohol dehydrogenase-like 4 isoform X2 codes for MENGLRNPSETTGKVITCKAAITWGPGEPFVIEEVRVDPPQKMEVRIKILFTSICHTDLSAWQGENEAQRAYPRILGHEASGIVESVGEGVMDIKKGDHVVPIFNGECGDCLYCKCEKTNMCERAGVNPFMTVMVNDGKSRFSCKEGKPIFHFLNTSTFSEYTVVESACVVKIDPDASLKTMTLLSCGVSTGVGAAWNIANVKAGSTVAIFGLGAVGLAVAEGARARGATKIIGVDINPNKFTKGRAMGITDTINPRDFEKPVHECIREMTGGGVDYSFECAGISEVLREAFLSTHEVVNLEEFITHELPFEKINEAFQLLIDGKSVRCMLHL; via the exons ATGGAAAATGGTTTGCGCAACCCAAGTGAGACAACAGGGAAGGTCATCACCTGCAAAG CTGCTATTACATGGGGTCCGGGTGAGCCATTTGTGATAGAAGAAGTGAGAGTGGATCCCCCTCAGAAAATGGAGGTTCGGATCAAGATCCTCTTTACTTCAATATGTCATACAGATCTCAGCGCTTGGCAAGGGGAG AATGAAGCTCAGCGAGCGTACCCTCGAATTCTTGGCCATGAAGCTTCCGG GATTGTTGAGAGCGTAGGTGAAGGTGTAATGGACATAAAAAAAGGGGACCATGTTGTTCCAATTTTCAACGGAGAGTGTGGGGATTGCCTGTACTGCAAGTGTGAGAAAACTAACATGTGTGAGAGAGCTGGAGTAAACCCATTCATGACTGTGATGGTCAATGATGGCAAGAGTAGGTTTTCGTGTAAAGAAGGAAAACCCATCTTCCATTTTCTCAACACCTCAACTTTCAGTGAGTACACAGTGGTTGAGTCTGCTTGCGTCGTCAAGATTGACCCTGATGCTTCTCTCAAAACGATGACATTGCTAAGCTGCGGTGTTTCTACAG GAGTTGGAGCAGCATGGAATATTGCCAATGTTAAGGCTGGGTCAACCGTGGCAATTTTTGGTTTAGGTGCCGTGGGACTCGCT GTTGCTGAAGGAGCACGAGCACGAGGagcaacaaaaataattggtgTTGATATCAATCCCAACAAATTCACCAAAG GGCGAGCCATGGGAATCACAGACACTATTAATCCAAGGGATTTTGAGAAGCCAGTTCATGAG TGTATAAGGGAAATGACAGGTGGAGGGGTTGACTACAGCTTCGAGTGTGCAGGAATCTCGGAGGTTTTGCGGGAGGCCTTCTTATCTACACATGAG GTGGTGAATTTAGAAGAGTTTATTACACATGAGCTTCCATTTGAGAAGATAAACGAAGCATTTCAGTTGCTTATAGACGGCAAATCAGTGAGATGCATGCTACACCTTTAA
- the LOC115977935 gene encoding alcohol dehydrogenase-like 4 isoform X1 produces the protein MENGLRNPSETTGKVITCKAAITWGPGEPFVIEEVRVDPPQKMEVRIKILFTSICHTDLSAWQGENEAQRAYPRILGHEASGIVESVGEGVMDIKKGDHVVPIFNGECGDCLYCKCEKTNMCERAGVNPFMTVMVNDGKSRFSCKEGKPIFHFLNTSTFSEYTVVESACVVKIDPDASLKTMTLLSCGVSTGVGAAWNIANVKAGSTVAIFGLGAVGLAVAEGARARGATKIIGVDINPNKFTKGRAMGITDTINPRDFEKPVHECIREMTGGGVDYSFECAGISEVLREAFLSTHEGWGLTVILGIHTSPKMLPLHPMELFTGRVIIASVFGGFKGKTQLPNFAKECMQGVVNLEEFITHELPFEKINEAFQLLIDGKSVRCMLHL, from the exons ATGGAAAATGGTTTGCGCAACCCAAGTGAGACAACAGGGAAGGTCATCACCTGCAAAG CTGCTATTACATGGGGTCCGGGTGAGCCATTTGTGATAGAAGAAGTGAGAGTGGATCCCCCTCAGAAAATGGAGGTTCGGATCAAGATCCTCTTTACTTCAATATGTCATACAGATCTCAGCGCTTGGCAAGGGGAG AATGAAGCTCAGCGAGCGTACCCTCGAATTCTTGGCCATGAAGCTTCCGG GATTGTTGAGAGCGTAGGTGAAGGTGTAATGGACATAAAAAAAGGGGACCATGTTGTTCCAATTTTCAACGGAGAGTGTGGGGATTGCCTGTACTGCAAGTGTGAGAAAACTAACATGTGTGAGAGAGCTGGAGTAAACCCATTCATGACTGTGATGGTCAATGATGGCAAGAGTAGGTTTTCGTGTAAAGAAGGAAAACCCATCTTCCATTTTCTCAACACCTCAACTTTCAGTGAGTACACAGTGGTTGAGTCTGCTTGCGTCGTCAAGATTGACCCTGATGCTTCTCTCAAAACGATGACATTGCTAAGCTGCGGTGTTTCTACAG GAGTTGGAGCAGCATGGAATATTGCCAATGTTAAGGCTGGGTCAACCGTGGCAATTTTTGGTTTAGGTGCCGTGGGACTCGCT GTTGCTGAAGGAGCACGAGCACGAGGagcaacaaaaataattggtgTTGATATCAATCCCAACAAATTCACCAAAG GGCGAGCCATGGGAATCACAGACACTATTAATCCAAGGGATTTTGAGAAGCCAGTTCATGAG TGTATAAGGGAAATGACAGGTGGAGGGGTTGACTACAGCTTCGAGTGTGCAGGAATCTCGGAGGTTTTGCGGGAGGCCTTCTTATCTACACATGAG GGCTGGGGATTGACTGTGATATTGGGGATTCATACAAGCCCAAAAATGCTTCCCCTACATCCAATGGAGTTGTTTACTGGTCGCGTAATAATCGCATCAGTCTTCGGAGGTTTCAAAGGGAAGACCCAGCTGCCTAATTTTGCCAAAGAGTGCATGCAAGGG GTGGTGAATTTAGAAGAGTTTATTACACATGAGCTTCCATTTGAGAAGATAAACGAAGCATTTCAGTTGCTTATAGACGGCAAATCAGTGAGATGCATGCTACACCTTTAA